GGTACACCTCTGATTTCAAGGCGAAAATTGAGGAAATgctggctgaaaaagaacccaaaaAGCGCAAAAAGTTGATTCTAGAAATGCGGAAGCTCCGGCAGAAGCTGAGAAGTCACTTTTACAAAGCTCGcgcgcaaaaaatcaaccaggcTGCCGAAAATCGAAAGATCGAGGAGGAATTTCGCCTTCTGCGAGAATCGAAAATGGTCAAGAACAGCGACAAATTGGTTTGCCCACCCGAATAACTCAGGGACCACTTCACCAAGCACTTCGGTCCCCGTTACGTCCCGACTCCCCCCGAGGTCTCTGACCCCCAAAGCTACCCACACATCCTCCCCGACGACAAAATCGTCGCAGACGAGACGCCAACCAACTGTTGAAGAGGTCAAATCTGCgatttcgaaactcaaaaacgGCAAAGCTACCGGCACCGACGGTCTCACCGCTGAGCTATTGAAATACAACGATTGCGTCGAGCTACCCCACTTCATCATCCACCTCCTGGTTGTTGTTTGGAATGGCGGTGACGTTCCCTCCAGCTGGAAGCACTCCCGGGTGAGGTGTCTTTTCAAGAACAAGGGGCAAGCTAGTGATCCGAGCAAGTACCGAGGTTTGAGTATCAACTCGCTGCTGAATAAGGTGTTGATGATCATCATTTTGGATAGGTTGAAAGAGACCTACGAAAAGAATCTCATGCCGTATCAGTATGGTTTCAGGTCCGGTGTCGGCACTGTTGATGGTATTTTCGTCGCGAAAAGATTGATAAAAACGACGATCGGCTACTTCAACGCGTGCTTCATCGACTTAAGGGCAGCTTTTGAGCACATTTTTAGACCCCTCCTCTACAAAATCCCCCGCATCCGCACTGGCGCAAACCACCTTATCGACATCCTTGAGAAAAACTACGAAAATACCACCGGATATATCTCCGGCACCAAGAAAACCGACAAATTTGACATCAAAGTCGGGGTCCGTCAAGGCGCACAAGAATCCCCCTGCATTTTCAACATCTTCATGGACCTCGTCCTCCGCGTAGCCCTCCACGAAATCGACCAACTCGACACCGACTGCGCTCAACGCGCCATACACcgtattccaaaatggcggccaacaaattattcttttgttcgcatgttaattagccctctttgcctcgtcaacatgtataaaaaacaaaagaattttgaagtgaaaatgaggcaacgAGGGCtcataaacatgcaaacaaaagaataatttattagccgccattttggaataaggtgtatagacACCCCCTCGGGGAACCGTAAGATCAAAATCATCCTCTTCGCAGACGACATAGTCTTATTTTGTCGCTCAGCGTCGTCCCTTCAGCTCAGCGTCGATGTGATGAACTCAGTTTTCACCCGCTTTGGCCTAAAAATCGCTGAGGATAAGACTCAAACGATGATTTTCAATGCTGATGAGGAAACTCTCGCCCAAGAGTCCATCATCACGCTGAACGGCTTCGCTGTCGAGAACGTCCGCAAATTCCGCTACCTCGGCTACTGGCTCAGCAACACCGCGAAAAATCCGCCACTCGCTGAGCAAATTTCATCTGCTTGGTCAAAATGGACGGAAATGAAGCACATTTTGTGCGACCGAGAAATTCATCTCTGGATACGAGTCAGAATGCTAGAATCCACCGTACGCGGGCGACTCCTCTACGCTGCGCAGACCGAATTGCTGAGCGCTGCTGAGCACGCTAAGCTCGAATCTGTCTGGCATCAGTTTTTGCGAAAAATTATCAAAAGCGGGTTTCAGCGCAAAAATGCACCACCTCGGGAgaccaaaaagcaaaaagctgaGCGGTTGAAACGCGAAGCTGAAAATCCGGAGCTGAAGGAAAAATGGGACTGGGGATATAAGATTACCAACGAAAAACTGAGGAAAATCTGCGGAGCCGCCCCGATAGGTACTCTCGCCGAGAAATTCCACGTAAAATATATCGCCCACGTTACGAGGATGTCCAACTCAGCGTTGCAAAAGCAGATGATCTACTGCGAAGCACCACGACCTCAGCGCGGAGGACTAATGAACTTTtggacaaaaatgaagaaagctaCCGGTATTGAGACCGAGCAGCTGCAGAAAACTATGTACAACAGGAACGATTTCAACAAGTGGATGCGAGACCGATATGGATTCGCTCCGCGGCCAGCCAAATCCGGAAAGCCGGGTCCGTGCTGAACACATCGATCGATCGAGGACAAAGGGAAGACTGCCAAAGCAATACCACCCATTattagagaaagaaaaacatcttttttttttcattcattcattcattcattcatttattttgcttttataaattatagtactaaagtaaagttaattatcatacatttagcaggcagtccaggaagctattttgcttatttaaaggaCTGCCTCAAGAAAAGGAGTAAGAAACTAGAATGTAAACTGTCAGTAGCAgaacaaaaatattgagactgaaactaaatatataaataaatacagaatttatAATGAACCTTGTGTTTAAGATAAAAAGCAGCGCAGCAACGACAGAAGCAAGAGCAAGCGTTAGCACTCTAATCCAAGAACGTGGACTTCAATTTGGAAGTAAATTCCTTAagatttaatgaattttttatttcgtcatttattgtattaaaaATGTAAGGTCCTTGAAATCGAAGTGAGAATTTTCGTACATTTGTGCTACAAGAGAGgagacgaaaaaaaattttatttctggtATTATAGTTGTGAATTTCTTCACCAGTGAAAAACATATTATTGAAACTTTCAGGGAGTTGGCCATTTTTATAGAGATACATAATTTTAGTACTTGAAGAGAAACGATATTctcaaatttcaacaattttagacttttaaaaattggctcagTGTGAGCATCGAAAGCACTTCTAGAAATTGTTCTAACAGCACGTTTCTGTAAGGTAACCAGGCGCTTGAGATTAGAGTGATAAGTCAAACCCCAAACGCAAGCACAATAAAAAAGATACGGGTAGACTAAGCTATAGTATAATGTACATAGAGAATTCTTGTTGAGACAAAAGCTCGATTTATAAATAATATCTAAAGATTTGGATATTTTCCTAGTTAAATTCTGTACATGAGGTTTCCAAGTTAAGCATTCACCAATTATAACCCCCAAAAACAGGGTCTCAGTAACACGATCAATTTTAGTATCATTAATTGAAAAGTCTAAGTCAAGCTTTTGTCGATTTTGACTGGTCTTAAATATaatgtaatttgattttttaacatttatagAAAGCTTATTTGCTTGAAACCAACATGATAGTTTCTGCAAGTCAGTATTGACTAATTCCATGAGAAAAATTGGATCtttatgagaaaagaaaatgttggtgtcgtcagcaaaaagaatAAAGTCCAAGACCTTCGACACATTACAAAGATCATTGGACCAAGTATTGAACCCTGCGGTACGCGACATTCAACatatttaaggacgttcgcgctaattgtttgtgcgcaacccttctgcgcaggtaacgctactgtaatatgtcacgcatcactacgattgacaggtcccgaagataaacatggcgtcgaaaacgccggggaaaaaatttcaggccgagtttactcctttggatcatcggtgacccctatttttttaatcatgaatcactaactccacttactatctacaaaatatgataaaatgaataaaatttcaccgtaagaagttatcttttttttaattttctttcctcgtgcgatcgaattccggtagtggttttaattgatagagcttacgaaaacgctcgtcgaggatgaactctactgtttacgacatccctagcggcatgagattatcttaaaatcccacccctaaaaacctatgcacggaaaccttcactctaacgggttattttaaggattttcgatggattagcacaggagactacatctcgttattatgaccgatttatcgaaattaaggcatttttccactgccattttctccgaaacaaagtcggtgacccccatttttttttacatttttggagtaagtactttatcaactaactctaagggagaaatgaagaaaatctcaccgtaggaagattttggcgcgaacgtccttaagagaAGACTTATAACCGTTGTACTGTACAAACTGAGATCTGCCTGACAAATAGCTTTTGAACCACTGCAATGCTATCCCCCTAACCCCATAAAATTCTAATTTTGCTAGTAAGATATCATGATTAACTGTGATCTGATCCTGTAGTTCGGAGATTTCTTCCAAATCACATCGCTGATACTGTCTGCCAGAAAGGGTCCAGACTAGCACATATCTATGACCTACCGAAGACGCATAAAGAGCGACTGGCGAGGAGACCAATTTTGTCCGCCACAGGGACATATAACTACGCTCTTGCCAAATGGCTTGATGAGAAACTGAAAATCCTGTCAGTAAAGAACCATACCATCTCGGACGTTTTTCAGTTTGCGGAAGAGATCCACGAGCTGGATTTCAACGAGGACGATATTTTGGGATCGTATGATGTATCAGCATTGTTTACGAACGTGCCCCTAAAAGAAACcattaagagtgattttctcagaaaatcgagaatccgAAGACAGTCACGAAAAatcgccaaaacatacctttgagtgaacttattcaaggcaAAATAGTTCCCatgatttattttacgggcgcaATTTAGGAacgatcgaaatctgcatgtaacggcggttttcgcggcttagaatgttcaaaatttcacctttctttacgaaaacagcgggggcgtaaaaaccatcctatgaaaatgaaacttggcacaaatattatttcattcttatACTTTAAAATCGTagaattagtttcttgaagttttgtttgtagcctttaaACTAGGCGTACttgtacacccgccatttgcgtctcttggtgAGGGACAACCAAAGGCCAactttgactagtataaatggccccTGGtatattcaaagtggacagaccgtaaacgacagtagttgctaaaaatctatctgtgttgcaactgttcatcagtaggatgcctaaaatgtgtgcaattctacaattggtttcggctccattaaatcctataccaattgtagaacatttcaggaggagccacccacaatgtgagcacagttgcgaacaacacatatatatgagtaaggaaaacaatgcaaagcaaaatgaagacgttattcaacgaactaaatacacacgtcaattaaatgaataaataatgcacgcgcacaaaataaaattgcgcgcgcacgcgtattgagatacaactaaaaataatccaagtaataaataagtaagcaatgtaaggatacgatggggctattcaagcctggatggcaaatctcatctcccgcagggttgcaccatatttcacgacgataagaccatgccgattgaagaattttgtaaatgttcgttgaagtagattggtgagaaaaccttgttgtcggagacgtaaggaaagtccgcggagtctattcatgaagtcaaaaTTTCAcctttctttacgaaaacagcgggggcgtctggtatatatcatttggtcaaaatatttacatttttggaaaccttggttattgttgttcccacgAGGAAAGTTATACCTCTGGAAAtcaaaacgttccctgtcagtaaaataaacagttttatgcaaatcacaggtgtttctttggaagttaacggtttaaaacaggaaataacgactcaccgctacttacgtcccttcagctgctatagaaatgattttaactttccagagtccttttgagtCGTACTGTAAGATATATCCAAACGGGATTCAGAGTTTTGAATTTTCGTGATCAGTGAAAATTggaattaaaatccgtgaactgtgaatgttttacttcgtaaatttccgtgaaacgtgaACATGAAATCTTCATGACTGTGATAcgttatttctacttcttaatgtccaagaacggtGCGTAGGACCTCCCATTTTCCTCCTCCGACCCCCCTACCCCCTCTCATATTGATTCGCGCTTagtaacatttgacatacaTCTACATGTGCaaggtaaatacttagcaaCGAGAAACCGATTACTTCCGGGAAAAGCTGGACCGGCAAAGACACTAGTGATTTAAAATCTGCATAATATTTATTTAGGTAACGCAAGCTACCTAACAGTCACGTCTCGTGTCACATGACACGGAAACGTTTTGCCCCCGCAGAGTTTTGGCCcagaggaggcatcctaggattccccgcatgtatacatacaaggaatttcaaaatgtaagaaagtaagtactgtaagtaaatttgtagcaGGCGGAAAAATCTCAATtcgatcaaactaggcgcgcagtgtcgtctcgggtaatattttagcaagcgcgcatggtggtgtcgggtacctGCAACCACgtggtcacgtttcgtcatgttctagaagcatttgaaggtgagcgtTTTGCACCGCTTGAGTGATTTCTttaaattcaaaagcattcaacagtgctgagtaaatttggtttgtcagaaacaaataatcaacggggtcgacagacccgatccaacagatcacaaatatcgcaaggtcaagcgtgtcaaattcaacgagaaaaaaccgtatcctgaaactttgaagccgcaaccgt
The nucleotide sequence above comes from Acropora muricata isolate sample 2 chromosome 12, ASM3666990v1, whole genome shotgun sequence. Encoded proteins:
- the LOC136893868 gene encoding uncharacterized protein, whose translation is MNSVFTRFGLKIAEDKTQTMIFNADEETLAQESIITLNGFAVENVRKFRYLGYWLSNTAKNPPLAEQISSAWSKWTEMKHILCDREIHLWIRVRMLESTVRGRLLYAAQTELLSAAEHAKLESVWHQFLRKIIKSGFQRKNAPPRETKKQKAERLKREAENPELKEKWDWGYKITNEKLRKICGAAPIGTLAEKFHVKYIAHVTRMSNSALQKQMIYCEAPRPQRGGLMNFWTKMKKATGIETEQLQKTMYNRNDFNKWMRDRYGFAPRPAKSGKPGPC